The Tenacibaculum jejuense genome includes a window with the following:
- a CDS encoding SRPBCC domain-containing protein → MNTEIVTSININATPEKIWKTLLDFDAYPQWNPFISSISGVAEIGNTLEVQIESMKFKPVVLESIPSTELRWIGKLLFKGLFDGEHRFFLKDNKDGSTTFTQSEKFKGVLVPLFSKKINTEIKNGFINMNKSLKNTVEELNF, encoded by the coding sequence ATGAATACAGAAATAGTTACTTCCATAAATATTAACGCTACTCCAGAAAAAATCTGGAAAACCCTTTTAGATTTTGATGCATACCCTCAATGGAATCCTTTTATTTCTTCAATATCTGGAGTTGCCGAGATTGGAAACACACTAGAAGTTCAAATAGAGTCAATGAAATTTAAACCAGTTGTATTAGAATCGATACCTAGCACTGAGTTAAGGTGGATTGGAAAATTATTATTTAAAGGATTATTTGATGGAGAACATAGATTCTTTTTAAAAGACAATAAAGATGGTTCTACAACTTTTACTCAAAGTGAAAAATTTAAAGGAGTATTAGTTCCTCTTTTTTCAAAAAAAATAAATACTGAAATTAAAAATGGTTTTATCAATATGAATAAATCCTTGAAGAATACTGTAGAAGAATTGAATTTTTAA